In Pogoniulus pusillus isolate bPogPus1 chromosome 2, bPogPus1.pri, whole genome shotgun sequence, the following are encoded in one genomic region:
- the ERMN gene encoding ermin, with protein sequence MTEEVPVASDVPECNGSVAPEKGSLPATGVIDERAKPVGTLPYLNAGTSLATPPARGDQEEKRNSLAEDTVQEHGDGEERCKEKPEDGGGTLQQGAADTQDTELAGQEPEEGLGSEETSVSSGELGLAPTPDREMVEPPMASADGRGNTTEEEEEAEEEEDTEEDEVQVIDIKKENSEASHLKPPDSSKEAPPPTTLGCSPSQVEKGMEQPSLGKKNDISRHSYSRYNTISYRRIRKGNTKQRIDEFESMMHL encoded by the exons ATGACGGAAGAAGTGCCGGTGGCATCCGACGTGCCTGAGTGCAACGGGAGCGTAGCCCCGGAGAAGGGCTCGCTGCCGGCAACCGGAGTCATCGACGAGAGAGCCAAGCCTGTGGGGACACTGCCATACCTGAACGCGGGCACCAGCCTGGCCACTCCACCTGCCAGAGGAGaccaggaagagaagagaaactcTTTGGCAGAGGACACAGTTCAGGAGCATGGGGATGGAGAGGAGCGATGCAAAG AGAAGCCAGAGGATGGTGGTGGGACACTgcaacaaggagcagctgacacccaggacacagagctggctgGCCAGGAACCAGAGGAAG gcctgggcaGTGAGGAGACATCTGTGAGCAgcggggagctgggattggcaCCCACTCCtgacagggagatggtggagcccCCCATGGCCAGTGCTGATGGGAGAGGGAACAcaactgaggaggaggaggaagcagaggaagaagaggacacagaagAGGACGAAGTGCAGGTGATTGACATCAAGAAGGAGAACAGCGAAGCATCCCACCTAAAACCACCCGACAGCAGCAAGGAGGCACCTCCCCCGACCACCcttggctgcagcccctcccagGTGGAGAAAGGCATggagcagcccagcctggggaagaagaaCGACATCTCCAGACACAGCTACTCCAGGTACAACACAATCTCCTACCGCAGGATCCGGAAAGGAAACACCAAGCAGCGCATCGACGAGTTCGAGTCCATGATGCACTTGTGA